The following is a genomic window from SAR86 cluster bacterium.
ATCTTTAAGAACCATACCTTGCGTAAGTAATTTTTTGAAAGGTTCATCTCCCTTAACCAAACCAAGATCTCTCATTGCTTTGTGAAAAAATCTTGAATATAACAAATGAAGAATGGCATGTTCTATCCCTCCTATATAGAGATCTACGGGAAGCCAGTATTTTGAATTATCATCAAATATTGAGGATTTATTTTCAGAAGAGGTAAATCTAGCATAATACCAAGACGAATCCATAAATGTGTCAAATGTATCTGTTTCTCTTTCAATATTTGAAGAGATTTTTTTAAATGAGTCATTTTGGCTTAGTGGAATTGGCCCAGTTCCTTTTTTAAGTTTAGGAAGCTTAATTGGTATATTGTCATCCTCAACAAGTTTAGGTATTCCATCTTCATAAATCACAGGTATTGGACAACCCCAGTATCTTTGTCTACTTATACCCCAATCCCTCAATCTGAATTGTATTAATGGATTTCCAAGATTTTTATTTATTAAGTCACTAATAATTTTTTCAGACGCATCGTCAGAAGTCATACCATCATAAATATCAGAATTAATTAAAATACCTTTATTAATAATTGGAATAACCTCCTCTTTATTATTTGTTGTAATTACTTGTGGTATTTCAATATCATACTTTTTTGCAAATTCATAATCCCTTTGATCATGACCAGGCACACCCATTACAACACCAGTCCCATATTCTAATAAAACAAAGTTACCAATCCATAGAGGCAATTTATTACCTGTTAATGGATGAATAGCATTTATTTGAGTTTTAATACCTAACTTTTCAGCTTTAGCCATGTCTGCCTCAGCAACTTTTTGTTTTTTACATTTCTCTAAGAACTTTTTTATATCTTTATTTTCTTTTGCTAGCTGTATGGATATTTCGTGATTTGGAGAAATTGCGAGAAAGCTCACCCCAAAAATAGTGTCTGGTCTTGTGGAGAAAACTTTTAGGGGACTATCTGATTTATCTACCTTATATATTATTTCTGCACCTTTTGACTTACCTATCCAATTTCTTTGCATTAATTTTACTCTTTCCGGCCAGTCAACGTCATCAAGAGAACTTAATAATTCTTCAGCATAATCAGTAATTTTTATAAACCATTGATCAATTTCCTTAATTACAACTTTTGCGCCTGATCTCCATCCTAAACCATCTATGACCTGTTCATTCGCTAGAACAGTTTCATCGACGGGATCCCAATTAACCAAAGCTTTTTTTCTGTAAATCAAATTATTTTCATAAAATTTCTTAAATAAATGCTGTTCCCATTTAAAATAATTTGGGTCGCAAGTACTTAGCTCTTTAGACCAGTCGTAGCCAAGACCCAGAGAAATCATCTGTTTTTTCATATATTTTATGTTCTCATTAGTCCATTCTTGTGGAGTTACATTATTTGCAATTGCTGCGTTTTCTGCAGGTAGACCAAATGCATCCCAACCCATAGGCTGGAATACATTGTAATTATTCATTCTTTTAAATCTTGAAATTACATCACCAATTGTATAATTCCTCACATGGCCCATATGTAATTTACCAGATGGATAA
Proteins encoded in this region:
- the leuS gene encoding leucine--tRNA ligase, producing MVPEYNFKKIEALVQDKWIKEERFKAKPDDREKFYCLSMFPYPSGKLHMGHVRNYTIGDVISRFKRMNNYNVFQPMGWDAFGLPAENAAIANNVTPQEWTNENIKYMKKQMISLGLGYDWSKELSTCDPNYFKWEQHLFKKFYENNLIYRKKALVNWDPVDETVLANEQVIDGLGWRSGAKVVIKEIDQWFIKITDYAEELLSSLDDVDWPERVKLMQRNWIGKSKGAEIIYKVDKSDSPLKVFSTRPDTIFGVSFLAISPNHEISIQLAKENKDIKKFLEKCKKQKVAEADMAKAEKLGIKTQINAIHPLTGNKLPLWIGNFVLLEYGTGVVMGVPGHDQRDYEFAKKYDIEIPQVITTNNKEEVIPIINKGILINSDIYDGMTSDDASEKIISDLINKNLGNPLIQFRLRDWGISRQRYWGCPIPVIYEDGIPKLVEDDNIPIKLPKLKKGTGPIPLSQNDSFKKISSNIERETDTFDTFMDSSWYYARFTSSENKSSIFDDNSKYWLPVDLYIGGIEHAILHLLYSRFFHKAMRDLGLVKGDEPFKKLLTQGMVLKDSAKMSKSKGNTVDPQSYIDKYGADTIRLYMMFTAPPEQSLEWSESSVEGAYRFLKRIWSLVVTKKYSEISIPKSFTQNERDLRRKTHETIRKVTNDFESRFGFNTAIASIMELLNYIPDDFKKDDANENQKYCLNELIISILKMLYPISPHISEHLWDGFFDEKELGNIESSWPVFDEDLIKKEDFLLVVQINGKVRGKIKIMKDTSQNQIEELAKKIENVGSNLQNKKIKKVIYIEEKILNFVI